One Psychromonas sp. psych-6C06 DNA window includes the following coding sequences:
- a CDS encoding anaerobic sulfatase maturase: MTIINVPQYNGKASKRMHVMAKPIGAVCNIDCDYCYYLSKQDLLEYKKGCSPEMDEALLETYIKQYIEQQNTPEIIFSWQGGEPTMLGLNYFKKVVELQHKYCPEGVAISNDLQTNGTLLNAQWCIFLKENNFLVGLSIDGPELMHNTYRTNRAGRGTFKQVMAAVALLHKYEVRFATLTCVNDVTSKNPLALYRFLRDVVKSPQMQFIPIVEQKSFRTQAPQSNQQAAQYCQGDARLAPDHAESIMEPWCVSDHAWGDFLITVFNEWVLNDFGKVMVQYFEASVEAWMGNKNPLCTLGEVCGKGLALEPNGDVFACDHYVYPEYKIGNINETALDKMAFSKKQQAFGFAKSRDMNSQCQRCEYQFACYGECPKNRFISNRDGEPGLNYLCAGWKKFFAYIDKPLAHILRHTGHRVAHGKYNDQIMQNH; the protein is encoded by the coding sequence ATGACCATAATTAACGTTCCACAATATAACGGTAAGGCATCAAAGCGTATGCATGTGATGGCTAAACCTATCGGTGCAGTATGTAATATTGATTGTGATTATTGCTACTATTTGAGCAAGCAGGATCTCTTAGAGTACAAAAAAGGCTGCTCGCCGGAAATGGATGAAGCATTGCTTGAAACCTATATTAAACAATATATTGAACAGCAAAATACGCCGGAAATAATTTTTTCATGGCAGGGTGGGGAGCCTACAATGTTAGGTCTTAACTACTTTAAAAAAGTGGTTGAGTTACAGCACAAGTATTGCCCAGAAGGGGTAGCTATCTCTAATGATTTACAAACTAACGGCACATTACTGAACGCGCAATGGTGTATTTTCTTAAAAGAAAATAATTTTCTTGTGGGCTTAAGTATCGATGGCCCTGAGCTGATGCATAATACCTATCGAACTAATCGTGCTGGTCGCGGTACTTTTAAGCAGGTAATGGCCGCTGTGGCGTTGCTCCATAAGTATGAGGTGCGCTTTGCCACACTCACTTGTGTTAATGACGTCACCAGTAAAAATCCTTTGGCGTTATACCGTTTTTTACGAGATGTGGTGAAGTCTCCACAGATGCAGTTTATCCCAATTGTTGAACAAAAGAGTTTTCGTACCCAAGCGCCACAAAGCAATCAACAGGCTGCGCAATATTGTCAAGGTGATGCGCGTCTAGCGCCAGATCACGCTGAGTCCATCATGGAACCATGGTGTGTGTCTGATCACGCTTGGGGGGATTTTTTAATCACGGTGTTTAATGAGTGGGTGTTAAACGATTTTGGTAAAGTGATGGTGCAATATTTTGAAGCCAGTGTAGAGGCTTGGATGGGCAACAAGAACCCATTATGCACGTTGGGCGAAGTTTGCGGAAAAGGGCTCGCGTTAGAGCCTAATGGTGATGTGTTTGCATGTGATCATTACGTTTATCCAGAATATAAAATTGGGAACATTAATGAAACTGCGCTGGATAAAATGGCTTTTTCTAAAAAACAGCAGGCATTTGGTTTTGCAAAATCGCGCGATATGAATTCGCAATGCCAGCGTTGTGAATATCAATTTGCTTGTTATGGTGAATGCCCTAAAAATCGTTTCATCAGTAATCGTGATGGTGAGCCAGGTCTTAACTACCTTTGTGCTGGCTGGAAAAAGTTTTTTGCTTATATCGATAAACCACTTGCACATATTCTTCGCCATACTGGGCATCGCGTTGCACACGGTAAATACAACGATCAAATAATGCAAAATCACTAA
- a CDS encoding SUMF1/EgtB/PvdO family nonheme iron enzyme — MPILISMALFILAGCSHSNATPEHPIAAQIMSDMVLVEGGTYMMGSDLPQAKKSEQPAHQVSVDSFYISKFEVTQGLFESVMGGSNSFFVDENVPVNNLSWQQAIYFIQRLNTLTGENFRLPTEAEWEFAAIGGNQSKGFKYSGSNNIDDVAWYSENANNSAHAVGLKAPNELGLYDMTGNVGEFVIDQFDENFYKNSPLNNPNNAQHSDINLTHKTTRGGSFAYGEDESENFRRDFASQSILMSDLGLRLAKDIN; from the coding sequence ATGCCCATACTCATTTCAATGGCATTATTTATATTGGCCGGTTGTAGCCACTCTAACGCCACACCAGAGCATCCAATTGCAGCTCAAATCATGTCTGATATGGTACTTGTTGAGGGGGGCACATATATGATGGGCTCAGATTTGCCACAGGCAAAAAAATCTGAACAGCCAGCGCATCAGGTGAGTGTTGATAGCTTTTATATCTCTAAATTTGAAGTGACTCAGGGTTTATTTGAATCGGTAATGGGGGGCTCTAACAGTTTTTTTGTGGATGAGAATGTACCGGTTAATAATTTAAGTTGGCAACAAGCGATATATTTTATCCAACGGCTCAATACTCTTACGGGTGAAAACTTTCGTTTGCCGACAGAAGCAGAATGGGAGTTTGCAGCCATCGGGGGCAACCAGTCAAAAGGCTTTAAATACAGTGGCTCAAACAATATTGATGATGTCGCATGGTATTCGGAAAACGCCAATAACAGCGCTCATGCAGTGGGTTTAAAAGCGCCCAATGAGCTCGGTTTGTATGATATGACAGGTAATGTTGGTGAATTTGTCATTGATCAGTTCGATGAAAATTTTTATAAAAACTCTCCCCTAAACAACCCTAATAATGCCCAACATTCCGACATTAATTTAACCCATAAAACTACCCGTGGGGGGAGTTTTGCTTACGGTGAAGATGAGTCTGAAAACTTCCGTAGAGATTTCGCAAGCCAATCAATATTGATGTCCGACTTAGGCTTACGTTTAGCCAAAGATATTAATTAA
- a CDS encoding bifunctional 2',3'-cyclic-nucleotide 2'-phosphodiesterase/3'-nucleotidase has product MKKSSLYVALFCTASTLIGCNSSTDDVTVNTPNSTLTEPAEGTQLKIRLLETTDIHANLLNYNYFSDKQDDKVGLVKTATLIRAARDEVSNTILVDNGDLIQGSPLGDYMAKVKQLQPAQVHPVYKAMNTLDYDVANIGNHEFNFGIAFLQEAINDANFPYISANTFVDDGDNNPDNDKPLFAPYLIQEKSFIDNQGKQHNLKVGFIGFVPPQIMQWDKANLSGKVIAKDIVAMANKYVPEMQAAGADLIIAIPHSGIDTSEPLPLAENASYYLSQVDGIDAILFGHSHANFPGKNYADMQAFGIDNDKGTINGVAAVMPGFWGNHLGQIDLSLEYTSNSWQVTDSQSSLQAIYKTDENRMTISLVENDGAVESEVMVEHDETRTWVNQPFAKVSGPINSYFALVNDDPSIQIVTDAQTWYTQKIIQGTELDGLPILSAGAPFRAGRGGSDDYTAIDAGEIAYRNVADLYIYPNILKVLKLNGAQVKQWLEMSAGQFNQIDTQSAQQQNLINDDFPSYNFDVIDGVNYQIDITQAARYNSKGDKISDAERIKALTYQGNPVTDEQLFLVVTNNYRASGGGNFPAITSDKIVIDSPNENRQVVADYLTEQTRLNSENGLDPAADMNWSFSPIANVNILFKSANNADAKSYSQQFSHIQTTAETTSDGFAIYSLDLSPK; this is encoded by the coding sequence ATGAAAAAAAGTTCTTTATATGTAGCACTATTCTGCACGGCAAGCACACTCATTGGTTGTAATAGTTCCACTGATGACGTTACTGTGAACACACCTAACTCAACGTTAACCGAGCCAGCAGAAGGCACTCAACTTAAAATACGTTTGTTAGAAACAACTGATATTCACGCCAACCTCTTAAATTACAATTATTTTTCAGATAAACAAGATGACAAAGTTGGCTTAGTCAAGACCGCAACCTTAATTCGCGCAGCCCGAGATGAAGTGAGCAATACGATACTCGTCGATAATGGTGATTTAATCCAAGGTAGTCCACTAGGGGACTATATGGCCAAGGTTAAACAGCTTCAGCCAGCGCAAGTACATCCTGTTTATAAAGCAATGAATACCCTTGATTATGATGTTGCGAACATAGGAAACCATGAGTTTAATTTTGGCATCGCGTTTTTACAGGAAGCGATCAACGATGCTAACTTTCCTTATATTTCCGCGAATACCTTCGTCGATGATGGTGACAATAATCCAGACAATGATAAGCCACTCTTCGCACCTTACTTAATTCAAGAAAAGTCTTTCATTGATAACCAAGGTAAACAGCACAACCTTAAGGTTGGCTTTATCGGTTTTGTTCCACCGCAAATTATGCAGTGGGATAAAGCGAATTTGAGTGGCAAAGTGATCGCCAAAGATATTGTTGCCATGGCTAATAAATATGTCCCAGAAATGCAAGCTGCAGGAGCTGATTTAATTATTGCGATCCCTCACTCAGGTATTGATACCTCAGAGCCCCTGCCACTTGCTGAAAATGCCAGTTACTACCTGTCTCAAGTCGATGGCATTGATGCGATTTTGTTTGGCCATTCACACGCTAACTTCCCAGGAAAAAATTACGCTGATATGCAAGCTTTTGGAATCGATAATGACAAAGGTACAATCAATGGCGTAGCAGCGGTAATGCCTGGTTTTTGGGGTAATCACTTAGGTCAAATAGACTTATCTCTAGAATATACAAGCAACAGTTGGCAAGTAACCGATTCACAATCAAGCCTACAAGCGATTTATAAGACAGACGAAAATCGAATGACTATTTCGCTGGTTGAAAACGATGGTGCGGTCGAAAGTGAAGTAATGGTTGAACACGATGAAACCCGCACTTGGGTTAATCAACCCTTTGCAAAGGTTTCAGGCCCAATCAACAGCTATTTTGCATTGGTTAACGATGATCCTTCCATTCAAATTGTCACTGATGCACAAACTTGGTATACGCAAAAAATAATACAGGGCACTGAACTTGATGGGTTACCTATTCTCTCTGCTGGTGCACCTTTTAGAGCTGGTCGAGGCGGTTCAGATGATTACACCGCCATTGATGCCGGAGAGATTGCTTATCGAAATGTGGCAGACTTATACATTTACCCAAATATCTTAAAAGTGTTGAAGTTAAACGGTGCACAGGTAAAGCAGTGGTTAGAGATGTCTGCCGGCCAATTTAATCAAATTGATACCCAATCAGCACAACAACAAAACCTGATCAATGATGATTTTCCCTCCTACAATTTTGATGTAATTGATGGTGTAAATTACCAAATCGATATCACGCAAGCAGCAAGGTATAACAGTAAAGGAGACAAAATATCTGATGCTGAACGAATTAAAGCGCTTACTTATCAGGGAAATCCTGTGACTGATGAGCAACTTTTTTTAGTCGTTACAAACAACTACCGTGCATCTGGTGGCGGTAACTTCCCCGCAATCACTTCCGATAAAATAGTGATTGATTCCCCTAATGAAAACCGCCAAGTAGTGGCTGATTACTTAACCGAGCAAACACGACTCAATAGTGAAAATGGGCTTGATCCCGCAGCCGATATGAATTGGTCTTTCAGCCCGATTGCTAATGTAAACATTCTGTTTAAAAGTGCCAACAACGCTGATGCGAAAAGTTATAGCCAACAATTTAGCCATATTCAAACCACTGCAGAGACCACCAGTGATGGTTTTGCTATTTACTCTTTAGATTTAAGCCCAAAGTAA